A genomic window from Bdellovibrio sp. SKB1291214 includes:
- the treS gene encoding maltose alpha-D-glucosyltransferase: MITRFANQENPLWYKDAIIYQLHVRAFYDSNDDGIGDFQGLIQKLDYLQSLGITAIWLLPFYPSPLKDDGYDIADYTNINPAYGTLDDFKEFLNEAHRRDIRVITELVINHTSDQHEWFQKSRRAEPGTYWHNFYVWSDDPTKYKGTRIIFKDFETSNWAWDPIAKKYYWHRFYSHQPDLNFDNPEVQEAVFRALDFWMDMGVDGMRLDAVPYLFEREGTSCENLPETHAYLKTLRAYMDKKYPGSMLLAEANQWPEDAVNYFGDGDECHMNFHFPLMPRLFMALKMEDRYSIVDILQQTPAIPENCQWATFLRNHDELTLEMVTDEERDYMYKVYANDPRARINLGLRRRLAPLAGNDRRQIQLLNALLFSLPGSPIIYYGDEIGMGDNIYLGDRDGVRTPFQWNLDRNAGFSKTNPQKLYLPVVSTPEYHSESVNVEALRANPTSLLWWMGKLISLRAGNSILSRGKFEIVNNSNPKVLTYTRELDGEVILCIVNLSRNSQFVELDLSRFKGAVPMELFGQSEFPKISEPPYVVTLTPYSFYWLQISEKQAVEQLGWGKPLALPVDENPLMNLRGRKMWLPLSKAIKGYLQRSRWFSGKGRRINYIELLDYLTVPMPGDDSNPSYLAMMKVFYAEGLPEVYMMGLGHVEGDKAKKLADERPSMIVAETHSPANTGVVFDCLQQADFCKAVLDIIVNKKVLKSALGKIVGESKEPSQETLPDPVFKSVEQSNSSLVFGDKYYLKFYRRIEEGENPEVELGRFLGEKKFADTSAFLGALSYYHGNTVSSLAILENVLTHEIDGWSLMTDKISQIAERMNTEGVLNGPALIPPLNEDVLHFEPTADFQDLTGYTLMYAKQLGVKTAQMHLVMGSEERDPAFIPEPYTPFYQRSMFQSFRNMAEKTSEILRANLAHLNPADQELAEKILSSSDKIYNCFSYMKNVPILSLRSRIHGDYHLGQVLFTGQDFKIIDFEGEPARGFGERKLKRTPLKDVAGMIRSFEYVPEFYMKKQNLKEQDRLRMSSHLQVWSRWASIEFLKGYLETVGDNAIVPKDIRQTFAVLKMFLLEKALYEIGYEARNRPDWVDIPMRGLLNILEIGQVATPKDLPKRSQEPWQTL; encoded by the coding sequence ATGATTACCAGATTCGCGAATCAGGAAAATCCGCTATGGTACAAGGATGCAATTATTTATCAACTGCACGTCAGAGCCTTTTATGATTCCAATGACGATGGGATCGGAGATTTTCAAGGGTTGATCCAAAAACTGGATTATCTTCAATCCTTGGGAATCACGGCGATTTGGCTTTTGCCGTTTTATCCTTCACCATTAAAAGACGATGGGTATGATATTGCAGATTACACAAATATCAATCCTGCGTATGGAACACTGGATGATTTTAAAGAGTTTTTAAACGAAGCTCATCGCCGCGATATTCGCGTCATCACGGAGCTCGTGATCAACCATACTTCGGATCAGCATGAGTGGTTTCAAAAGTCCCGCCGCGCGGAACCTGGGACCTACTGGCACAATTTTTACGTCTGGAGTGATGACCCCACGAAATATAAAGGGACGCGTATCATCTTTAAAGATTTTGAAACTTCAAATTGGGCGTGGGATCCGATTGCTAAAAAGTATTACTGGCATCGATTCTATTCCCATCAGCCCGATTTAAATTTTGATAATCCAGAAGTTCAAGAAGCCGTTTTCAGGGCTCTTGATTTTTGGATGGATATGGGCGTCGACGGCATGCGCTTGGATGCGGTTCCTTATCTATTCGAAAGAGAAGGTACAAGCTGCGAAAACCTGCCTGAGACTCATGCCTATTTAAAAACGCTCAGAGCCTATATGGATAAAAAATATCCGGGCTCCATGCTTTTAGCTGAGGCCAATCAATGGCCTGAAGATGCCGTTAATTATTTTGGTGACGGTGATGAATGCCACATGAATTTTCATTTCCCGTTAATGCCACGATTATTTATGGCGCTTAAGATGGAAGATCGTTATTCCATTGTCGATATTTTACAACAGACTCCAGCTATTCCGGAAAATTGCCAATGGGCGACGTTTCTGCGAAACCATGATGAGCTGACATTAGAGATGGTTACCGACGAAGAGCGTGATTATATGTATAAGGTCTATGCCAATGACCCACGCGCGCGAATCAACCTAGGACTTCGTCGCAGGCTGGCTCCGCTGGCAGGAAATGATCGCCGACAAATTCAACTGTTAAATGCGCTGCTATTTTCTCTGCCAGGCTCGCCCATCATTTACTACGGTGATGAGATTGGTATGGGCGACAACATTTACCTGGGCGACCGGGATGGTGTGCGAACTCCATTTCAGTGGAACCTGGATAGAAATGCCGGATTTTCGAAAACCAATCCTCAAAAACTCTATCTTCCTGTGGTCTCCACACCAGAATATCACTCTGAATCTGTCAACGTGGAGGCACTTCGTGCAAATCCGACATCGTTACTGTGGTGGATGGGTAAGCTGATTTCACTTCGCGCCGGAAATTCCATCTTAAGCCGTGGAAAATTTGAAATCGTAAACAATTCAAATCCCAAGGTTTTGACGTACACTCGTGAGCTGGATGGTGAAGTGATCCTCTGTATCGTAAATCTGTCCAGGAACTCTCAGTTTGTTGAATTAGATCTTTCAAGATTTAAAGGTGCCGTTCCAATGGAGCTGTTCGGACAATCCGAGTTCCCTAAAATTTCTGAGCCGCCTTATGTTGTGACCTTAACACCTTACTCTTTTTACTGGCTGCAAATTTCTGAAAAACAAGCCGTGGAACAGTTAGGCTGGGGTAAACCTTTAGCATTGCCGGTGGATGAAAATCCTCTCATGAACTTGCGCGGTCGCAAAATGTGGTTGCCACTTTCAAAAGCTATCAAAGGGTATTTGCAAAGATCTCGTTGGTTCAGCGGCAAGGGTCGCCGTATCAATTACATTGAGCTTTTGGATTACTTAACTGTGCCGATGCCTGGTGATGATTCGAATCCTAGCTATTTGGCAATGATGAAGGTCTTTTATGCTGAAGGATTGCCAGAAGTTTATATGATGGGGTTAGGACATGTTGAAGGGGACAAGGCTAAAAAGCTTGCCGATGAGCGTCCCTCGATGATCGTTGCCGAAACCCATAGCCCTGCGAATACTGGCGTCGTTTTCGATTGTTTGCAGCAGGCCGATTTCTGTAAGGCCGTCCTGGACATTATCGTTAATAAAAAAGTATTGAAAAGTGCCCTGGGAAAAATTGTCGGGGAGTCTAAGGAACCTTCCCAGGAGACATTGCCAGATCCTGTTTTTAAAAGCGTTGAACAAAGCAATTCATCTTTGGTGTTTGGGGATAAGTATTATCTAAAATTCTATCGTCGCATCGAAGAGGGAGAAAATCCTGAAGTCGAGTTAGGTCGATTCTTGGGCGAAAAGAAGTTTGCCGACACCTCGGCATTCTTAGGGGCTTTGTCTTATTATCACGGGAACACCGTCTCTTCATTGGCTATCTTGGAAAATGTTCTGACTCACGAAATTGATGGCTGGTCCTTGATGACCGATAAAATTTCGCAGATTGCAGAAAGAATGAACACGGAAGGCGTGTTAAATGGGCCGGCTTTGATTCCACCATTAAACGAAGACGTTTTGCATTTCGAACCGACCGCCGATTTCCAGGATTTGACCGGTTATACTTTGATGTATGCAAAGCAACTGGGAGTTAAAACAGCACAAATGCATTTGGTTATGGGCAGTGAAGAGCGCGATCCTGCGTTTATTCCGGAACCGTACACTCCCTTCTATCAGCGTTCTATGTTCCAAAGCTTCAGGAACATGGCAGAAAAAACGTCAGAGATTTTACGAGCGAATCTTGCTCACCTTAATCCTGCGGATCAGGAGCTAGCAGAAAAAATTCTATCCTCCAGCGATAAGATCTATAACTGCTTCTCTTACATGAAAAATGTTCCGATCCTCTCGTTACGTTCGCGCATCCATGGGGATTATCATCTGGGGCAAGTTCTCTTCACAGGTCAGGATTTCAAAATCATCGATTTTGAAGGCGAACCTGCCCGTGGATTTGGAGAAAGAAAGTTAAAACGCACGCCTTTAAAAGATGTTGCGGGAATGATCCGCTCGTTCGAATACGTGCCTGAATTTTATATGAAAAAGCAGAATCTGAAAGAGCAAGATCGTTTGCGCATGTCTAGCCATCTGCAAGTTTGGTCGCGATGGGCGAGCATTGAATTTTTAAAAGGTTATCTTGAGACGGTGGGAGACAATGCGATTGTACCAAAGGATATTCGTCAAACCTTTGCAGTTCTTAAAATGTTCCTTTTGGAAAAGGCGCTTTACGAAATCGGATATGAAGCTCGCAATCGCCCAGATTGGGTGGATATTCCGATGCGGGGTTTACTGAACATTTTAGAAATCGGTCAAGTAGCCACTCCTAAAGATCTACCTAAAAGAAGTCAGGAACCATGGCAAACGTTATAG
- a CDS encoding maltotransferase domain-containing protein, translating into MQQSQLSYYSNSQVSPSSVVIDRVVPMIDGGRFAVKRYLDEDVKVTAHLLVHGHDLPKGRIHVRHQSEMEETAYQLVAEFNDEWSASFKPKKLGQYICRVEASLDRFGTWKNDVQKKRNAGQNITVDLQIGVEILRQSLQGIQDSSEKKLIKSRVEEIEKWIQSKRDPDVATLQALLSDPALVMALQQNFNDDSLVKYDREVVFNIEPTLARFSSWYEFFPRSVVSGKPRHGTFKDAEARLSYVKDLGFNVVYFPPIHPIGKSYRKGKNNSVTAEPGDVGSPWAIGAEEGGHKAILSELGTLQDFKNLITKARSMNLEIAMDIAFQCSPDHPYVKAHPEWFKKRPDGTIQYAENPPKKYQDIYPFDFETPAWKELWQELLSVFQYWINAGVRVFRVDNPHTKPFHFWEWLIANVRQEHPDVIFLSEAFTRPKIMQYLAKSGFNQSYTYFTWRNAKWELTEYMNELTQSEMKDYFGANFWPNTPDILHDSLQSPNPAQYKARLVLAATLMSNYGIYGPAFELMDYKPSAPGKEEYLDSEKYQLRTWNLNDSQSLAPYIVQVNKIRNSHKALQQNRTFRFHPVNNDSLIAYSKSFGEERIITVVNLDSKGSQSGMLELPLIDWNIGENQNFDMEDLLTGVTYTWNGWRNYVELRPDQPAHIFKLNLKSKYPQGTKA; encoded by the coding sequence ATGCAGCAGAGTCAGTTGTCTTATTATTCCAATTCCCAAGTATCTCCATCCAGTGTTGTGATTGATCGCGTAGTGCCGATGATTGATGGTGGACGTTTTGCCGTGAAACGCTATCTGGACGAGGATGTTAAGGTGACGGCACATTTATTAGTCCATGGGCATGATCTTCCCAAAGGAAGAATCCACGTACGACATCAATCAGAAATGGAAGAAACGGCCTATCAACTGGTTGCTGAATTCAATGATGAGTGGAGCGCTTCTTTCAAACCGAAAAAGCTTGGCCAGTATATTTGCCGGGTTGAAGCTTCCCTGGATCGCTTTGGTACTTGGAAGAATGATGTGCAGAAGAAAAGAAATGCCGGACAGAACATCACGGTCGATCTGCAGATTGGCGTCGAAATTCTGCGTCAGTCTTTACAAGGCATTCAAGATTCATCAGAAAAAAAATTGATCAAAAGTCGTGTCGAAGAAATTGAAAAGTGGATTCAATCGAAAAGAGATCCTGATGTTGCAACATTGCAGGCACTTCTTAGCGATCCCGCTTTGGTAATGGCGTTACAACAAAACTTTAATGACGATAGTTTGGTCAAGTACGACCGTGAAGTGGTGTTTAATATTGAACCCACCTTGGCTAGATTTAGCTCTTGGTATGAATTCTTTCCGCGTTCTGTAGTTTCCGGAAAACCTCGACACGGGACCTTCAAAGATGCAGAAGCGCGACTTTCTTACGTTAAGGACCTGGGGTTTAACGTCGTTTATTTCCCACCCATTCACCCCATTGGAAAAAGTTATCGCAAAGGGAAAAATAATTCTGTCACTGCGGAACCCGGAGACGTCGGAAGTCCTTGGGCGATAGGAGCGGAAGAGGGTGGACACAAAGCCATTCTGTCTGAGTTGGGCACCCTTCAAGATTTTAAAAATCTCATCACTAAAGCCCGTTCAATGAACTTAGAAATTGCGATGGATATTGCATTTCAGTGTTCTCCGGATCATCCGTACGTAAAGGCCCATCCAGAATGGTTTAAGAAAAGACCTGACGGCACTATACAGTATGCGGAAAACCCTCCTAAAAAGTATCAGGATATCTATCCGTTTGATTTTGAAACCCCGGCTTGGAAAGAGCTTTGGCAGGAGCTCTTGTCTGTTTTCCAGTATTGGATAAATGCGGGCGTACGTGTTTTCCGCGTGGATAATCCCCATACAAAACCATTTCATTTTTGGGAGTGGTTGATCGCCAACGTTCGTCAAGAGCATCCCGATGTTATTTTTCTGTCAGAAGCATTCACTCGGCCTAAGATCATGCAGTACTTGGCAAAGTCTGGATTCAATCAATCCTACACGTATTTCACCTGGAGAAATGCTAAGTGGGAATTAACTGAGTACATGAATGAACTTACTCAGTCAGAAATGAAAGACTATTTCGGTGCGAATTTCTGGCCGAACACTCCTGATATCTTGCATGACAGTCTTCAATCTCCAAATCCCGCTCAGTACAAAGCGCGCTTGGTTTTAGCAGCGACCCTGATGAGCAATTATGGAATTTATGGACCTGCCTTTGAGCTGATGGATTATAAACCCAGTGCCCCGGGCAAGGAAGAATATCTAGATTCTGAAAAATACCAGCTGCGAACGTGGAATCTAAACGATTCCCAGTCGCTGGCTCCCTATATCGTTCAGGTTAATAAGATACGCAATAGCCATAAGGCATTACAACAAAATCGCACGTTTCGATTTCACCCAGTAAATAACGATTCACTGATTGCCTATTCGAAGTCATTCGGAGAAGAGCGCATTATCACCGTTGTAAATTTGGATTCAAAAGGGTCCCAATCAGGGATGTTAGAACTTCCGTTAATTGATTGGAATATCGGCGAGAACCAAAATTTCGACATGGAAGATCTTTTGACGGGTGTGACTTATACCTGGAATGGGTGGCGAAACTACGTTGAACTTCGTCCCGATCAGCCGGCACACATTTTTAAATTAAATCTTAAATCGAAATACCCGCAAGGAACAAAGGCATGA
- a CDS encoding DUF2934 domain-containing protein has product MPRLSSSEKLNKNNKSQPNPESFNSDSESKSAPTNTQTGKVSAEERERMIRETAFYLAEREGFSSDNNIYWLRAEEQIDKMLNG; this is encoded by the coding sequence ATGCCGAGACTAAGTAGTTCAGAAAAATTAAACAAAAATAATAAATCACAACCAAATCCAGAATCATTCAATTCAGACTCCGAATCAAAATCTGCTCCCACGAACACACAAACGGGAAAAGTGAGTGCGGAGGAACGGGAGCGCATGATTCGCGAAACTGCGTTTTACCTAGCAGAACGCGAAGGATTTTCCTCTGATAACAATATCTATTGGCTGCGCGCCGAAGAACAAATCGACAAAATGTTGAATGGTTAA
- the glgX gene encoding glycogen debranching protein GlgX has protein sequence MIQKIECWRGSPTPLGATLTSDGVNFALYSENAEKVILCLFDEKGEEFAQVDLIEQTYKVWHGFIPGLKAGQHYGYRVHGRYEPENGLLFNPNKLVLDPYTKATSGGIKWDPSLFSYDIEHVDEHLSFDSRDSAPFMPKSIVIDTRFDWGDDRAPKTPLNKSIIYEMHVKGFTKLHPEIPENIRGTYSGLAHPKAIEYLKNLGITAVELLPVHQFVEEDSIQKKGLHNYWGYNTIGYFAPDWRYSSRGSNGAQVHEFKEMVKALHKAGLEVILDVVYNHTAEGNQMGPCVSFKGIDNSSYYRLVPDSPGLYMDYTGCGNSLNVVNPHVLRLITDSLRYWVTEMHVDGFRFDLASTLAREFHEVNQLHSFFSILQQDPILSEVKLIAEPWDLGEGGYQVGNFPDQWSEWNDKFRDTVRAFWKGEEGRIADLGYRLMGSSDLYGPSGRGPTASINFITAHDGFTLNDLVSYDQKHNEANLEDNRDGNDNNHSRNWGAEGPTDNPEINKIRTMMKKNFLTTLLLSQGVPMLVAGDEMGRTQRGNNNAYCQDNEISWVDWKSIDQNLMNFTKSVIEIRKKHPVFHRRNYFEGEGLRPGGRKDVLWFTPTGEEMSDEEWNQSFAKCIALEFNGSAIREWDEKLKLLSDDNFIWMMNASDDAIQFKFPQHFQKCSWHLIVDTSVEPSFKDVPVRIDQHFTIQPHTTLLLTQLKDS, from the coding sequence ATGATTCAAAAAATTGAATGCTGGAGAGGATCTCCGACTCCATTAGGCGCCACATTGACATCTGATGGCGTGAATTTCGCGCTGTATTCTGAAAATGCCGAAAAAGTAATTCTCTGTTTGTTCGACGAAAAGGGCGAGGAATTCGCCCAAGTCGATTTGATCGAGCAGACTTATAAAGTGTGGCATGGCTTCATCCCGGGCTTGAAAGCCGGCCAGCATTATGGATACCGCGTGCATGGTCGTTACGAACCAGAAAATGGTCTGCTCTTTAATCCAAATAAATTGGTGCTCGATCCCTACACCAAAGCCACTTCGGGCGGGATTAAGTGGGATCCCTCCCTCTTTTCCTATGACATCGAACACGTGGATGAGCACTTATCCTTTGATTCTCGTGATAGTGCCCCTTTTATGCCGAAATCCATTGTCATCGACACCCGTTTTGATTGGGGTGATGATCGCGCCCCTAAAACTCCTCTGAATAAATCGATCATTTACGAGATGCACGTCAAAGGATTCACTAAACTTCATCCCGAGATTCCAGAAAATATTCGCGGCACTTATTCTGGCTTGGCCCATCCAAAAGCCATCGAGTATTTGAAAAATCTTGGCATCACTGCAGTGGAACTGCTTCCGGTTCATCAATTTGTCGAAGAAGATTCCATTCAGAAAAAAGGCCTGCACAACTACTGGGGTTATAATACGATCGGATACTTTGCGCCAGACTGGCGGTACTCGTCTCGAGGCAGCAATGGTGCCCAAGTGCACGAATTCAAGGAGATGGTTAAGGCCCTTCATAAAGCGGGCTTAGAAGTTATTTTGGACGTTGTTTATAATCACACTGCAGAAGGCAACCAAATGGGCCCTTGTGTGAGTTTTAAGGGGATCGATAATTCCTCTTATTATAGACTTGTACCCGACTCACCTGGATTGTACATGGACTACACGGGCTGCGGAAATTCCCTCAACGTCGTCAATCCCCATGTGCTCCGCCTTATCACTGACAGTTTAAGATATTGGGTGACAGAGATGCATGTGGATGGCTTCCGTTTTGACTTAGCCTCCACACTGGCTCGGGAATTTCATGAGGTGAATCAGCTTCACTCTTTCTTTAGTATCCTTCAGCAAGATCCCATTTTATCAGAAGTAAAACTTATCGCCGAACCTTGGGACTTAGGCGAAGGTGGCTACCAGGTGGGCAACTTTCCAGACCAATGGTCGGAATGGAATGATAAATTCCGAGACACAGTAAGAGCATTCTGGAAAGGTGAAGAAGGACGCATCGCAGACCTTGGATACCGCTTGATGGGCTCCAGTGATCTTTATGGTCCGTCGGGACGTGGTCCTACAGCAAGTATCAACTTTATCACGGCCCACGATGGCTTTACTCTTAATGATCTTGTTTCTTATGATCAAAAACACAATGAAGCAAATCTGGAAGATAATCGGGACGGAAATGATAATAATCACAGTCGTAACTGGGGCGCTGAAGGCCCGACTGACAATCCTGAAATAAATAAAATCCGTACGATGATGAAAAAAAACTTTTTGACGACTTTATTATTGTCACAAGGCGTACCCATGTTAGTTGCCGGCGATGAGATGGGTCGAACACAGCGCGGCAATAACAACGCCTATTGCCAAGACAACGAGATCAGCTGGGTTGACTGGAAATCCATTGATCAGAATCTTATGAATTTTACCAAATCCGTCATCGAAATACGGAAAAAGCATCCTGTGTTCCATCGCAGAAATTATTTCGAGGGTGAAGGACTTCGTCCTGGCGGTCGAAAAGATGTTCTTTGGTTTACACCTACGGGCGAAGAAATGAGTGATGAGGAGTGGAATCAATCCTTTGCAAAATGCATAGCTCTCGAGTTTAACGGTTCTGCCATTCGTGAATGGGATGAGAAATTAAAACTTCTGAGCGACGACAACTTCATCTGGATGATGAATGCCAGCGATGATGCAATACAATTCAAGTTCCCGCAGCATTTTCAAAAATGCAGTTGGCATCTGATCGTGGATACATCGGTGGAGCCATCGTTCAAAGATGTGCCCGTGAGGATTGACCAACACTTCACAATTCAGCCCCATACAACGCTGCTGCTAACGCAATTGAAAGATTCATAA
- a CDS encoding bifunctional alpha,alpha-trehalose-phosphate synthase (UDP-forming)/trehalose-phosphatase, with product MNPKTEKLTRGSGGLVSALLGVSLKEPFYWFGFETDKKNGQILKERSGEIKDNLRCHPVMLSKEIYDTYYDGVANDLIWPLFHYETQLANFNRENWDVYRQANQTMADEILAIANDNDTIWIHDFHFLLLPKMIKEKNPKLKVGFFLHIPFPSNEIFRQLPVREEILQALIACDLLGFHEHSYLRHFNVTLKAFLGIDSTMFKAEIGDHVLNLGVYPISIDTEEYQQKAASPEVEKQCAVYRQRSFDRFQLLGIDRLDYTKGLELKLLGFQRALKKYPEMVGKVTLLQVAVPTRQKVPLYAKIKRDLDRIVGAINGEFATPDYVPVQYIYNSIDETTLLALYRRSDAALVTSKRDGMNLVAMEYVMAQDINNPGVLVLSEFAGAASLLPDALIINPWDQDALADSIYRSFRMSPVEKEHRLRFLQETLLKYSATKWAESFLGDLENTKEDKTHCALLPHNPKAWPKAMLESLQQKRIRLILDYDGTLVPLTKRPEDAVLSSEMRNLIARLNEEVEVIIISGRPRVFLDEQFADIPITLVAEHGAFYRLAGQKWQSRLSLDVDAWYGEAEQMMNAYCDRVPFSWIEKKEACLVWHYRQSPASFAEYQAKKLDEELQVGLGNEPVSVMMGSKIVEAKAVECNKGSFLRWLMQSSYQDNSYYICLGDDRTDEDMFRVVDGKGTNIKIGTAMTVAPLRLDTQEQVPEFLSEVSRLLSEPNEYARSANA from the coding sequence GTGAATCCAAAAACTGAAAAATTAACTCGAGGAAGTGGAGGTTTAGTTTCCGCTCTTTTAGGCGTTAGTTTAAAAGAACCCTTCTATTGGTTCGGCTTTGAAACAGACAAAAAAAATGGACAGATTCTAAAAGAGCGTTCCGGTGAAATTAAGGACAACCTTCGCTGCCATCCCGTCATGTTGTCTAAAGAAATTTACGACACTTATTATGACGGAGTCGCAAACGATTTGATCTGGCCGTTATTCCACTATGAAACTCAACTAGCAAATTTTAACCGAGAAAATTGGGACGTTTATCGTCAAGCCAATCAAACCATGGCCGACGAGATTCTTGCCATCGCCAATGACAATGACACAATTTGGATTCACGATTTCCATTTTTTGCTGTTACCGAAAATGATTAAAGAAAAGAATCCGAAACTCAAAGTCGGTTTCTTTTTGCACATTCCATTTCCAAGCAATGAAATCTTTCGCCAGCTGCCCGTTCGCGAAGAGATTTTACAGGCGTTGATCGCTTGCGACCTTTTGGGTTTCCATGAACATTCCTATCTTCGTCATTTCAATGTGACTTTAAAGGCCTTTTTGGGAATTGATTCGACAATGTTCAAAGCAGAAATTGGCGATCATGTCCTAAATCTTGGCGTTTATCCGATCAGTATTGACACGGAAGAGTATCAGCAAAAAGCTGCTTCGCCTGAGGTTGAAAAGCAGTGTGCGGTCTATCGTCAACGTAGCTTTGATCGTTTTCAACTGTTAGGAATAGACCGACTTGATTACACCAAAGGACTTGAGTTGAAACTTTTAGGTTTTCAAAGGGCCTTAAAAAAATATCCGGAGATGGTTGGTAAAGTGACCCTTTTGCAAGTCGCGGTTCCCACTCGTCAAAAAGTTCCCTTGTACGCGAAAATCAAAAGGGATTTGGATAGAATCGTTGGAGCCATCAATGGGGAATTCGCAACCCCCGATTATGTGCCGGTTCAATATATTTACAATTCGATCGACGAAACCACTTTGCTAGCATTGTATCGCAGATCTGACGCAGCTCTGGTTACCAGCAAACGCGATGGCATGAATCTGGTTGCGATGGAATACGTGATGGCTCAAGACATTAATAATCCGGGAGTCCTTGTTTTAAGTGAATTCGCCGGAGCCGCCTCGTTATTGCCAGACGCTTTAATTATCAATCCATGGGATCAGGATGCTTTGGCGGATTCTATTTATCGCTCTTTCCGAATGTCACCGGTTGAAAAAGAGCATCGCCTGCGATTCTTGCAAGAAACTTTACTGAAATATTCAGCGACCAAATGGGCCGAAAGCTTCCTAGGGGATCTAGAAAATACCAAAGAAGATAAAACTCATTGTGCCCTTTTGCCTCACAATCCAAAAGCATGGCCCAAAGCCATGCTTGAGAGTCTTCAACAAAAAAGAATTCGTTTGATTTTGGACTATGATGGAACCTTGGTGCCCCTGACAAAACGTCCCGAGGATGCTGTTTTAAGTTCAGAGATGAGAAACTTGATTGCGCGCCTTAACGAAGAGGTGGAAGTCATCATCATCAGCGGTCGCCCACGGGTGTTTTTGGATGAGCAATTTGCTGACATTCCTATCACATTAGTGGCAGAGCACGGTGCCTTTTATCGCCTTGCTGGCCAAAAATGGCAAAGCCGTCTTTCATTGGATGTCGATGCATGGTACGGCGAAGCAGAACAAATGATGAACGCTTATTGTGATCGTGTTCCTTTTTCTTGGATTGAAAAGAAAGAAGCTTGTCTGGTATGGCACTATCGCCAGTCTCCGGCAAGCTTTGCAGAGTATCAGGCCAAAAAATTGGATGAGGAGCTTCAGGTGGGTCTGGGCAATGAACCGGTGTCGGTCATGATGGGCTCTAAGATCGTCGAAGCAAAAGCGGTCGAATGCAACAAGGGAAGTTTTCTGCGTTGGCTGATGCAGTCGTCATATCAAGACAATTCATATTACATATGCCTTGGCGACGATCGTACCGACGAAGACATGTTCCGCGTGGTTGACGGAAAAGGAACAAATATTAAAATTGGAACAGCAATGACGGTAGCTCCTCTTAGATTGGACACCCAGGAGCAAGTTCCAGAATTTTTGAGCGAAGTCAGTCGACTGCTCAGTGAACCGAATGAATACGCAAGGAGTGCAAATGCTTAG